CTGGATCGTCAGCCTGCTGCAAAAGCTGGAACAGGAAGTCGAGCAGCACTTCATCGACTACCGCTTCGACCTGCTGGCGCAGGCGATCTACAAGTTCGTCTGGGACGAGTTCTGCGACTGGTATCTGGAAATCGCCAAGGTGGAAATCCAGACCGGCGACGAAGCCCAGCAGCGCGGCGCCCGCCGCACCCTGGTGCGGACGCTGGAAACCATCCTGCGCCTGGCCCATCCGCTGATCCCGTTCATCACCGAAGAACTGTGGCAGACGGTCGCTCCGATTGCCGGGCGCAAGACGCACGCCTCGCTGATGCAGGCAAGCTACCCGAGCGCCAACCTTGCCCGCGTGGACGAAGCCGCCGAAGCCAAGGTCGAACGGCTCAAGGCCCTGGCTTACGCCTGCCGCAACCTGCGCGGTGAGATGGGTGTTTCGCCGGCACAGCGGATGCCGCTGCTGGTCGCCGGCGGCGGCGAGGAAATGGCGGAATTCGCGCCGATCCTGCAAGCCCTGGCCAAGGTTTCCGAAGTCCAGATCGTCGCCGAGATGCCGGAAGATGCAGTCGCACCGGTCGCCGTGGTCGGCGAAACCCGCCTCATGCTCAAGGTCGAGATCGACGTTGCCGCCGAGAAGGAACGCCTGAAGAAGGAAATCGAGAAGCTGGAAAAGCAGATTTCCATCGCCCAGGGCAAGCTCTCGAACGAAGGCTTCGTCGCTCGTGCGCCGGCCGCCGTGGTTGAGCAGGAAAAGCAGCGGGTCGCCGAGTTCAGCGCCACGCTGGAAAAGCTCAAGCCACAACTGGCCAAGCTGGGGAATTGAGCATGAGCACGCCCGCCGCCCAGCCGGGAGATCGCTTCACCGCGATCTTCTCGGCCTTCATGGTCTTCTGCGTACTGGTCTGGCTGTGGGGCCTCGGCCTGTTCATGCTCTGGCCATGGCAGAAGGGCGGCGAATGGCTGCCCGAGTTCCCGATTGCCGCGATCTGCGCCGACGAGCAAGTCTGTGCCGTGCCCTATGGCGAACTCGCGGCGGCCAAGACGGCCGGCCGGGTGAAAACCCTGCAACTGCCGACCGCCAGCGGCGAAACCGCTTACGAGATGATCGCGCTGCAGTGGAAAAAGCTGCCTGGCGGCGTTGAGGCCAAGGCCTCGGCCTGGAACTTCCAGACCACGGTGCGCTACCGGATCGAAGATGAGATGCCGATTCTGGTCGAGTACCAGGAAATCGGTGGCAAGGTCTTCTTGTACGCCATCGTCGGCGCCCTGATCAGCCTCGGCCTGCTCTATCTGCGCAAGCTGCGGAAATAAGCAGCCAGAGGCCATCAGCCCAAAGCGGGAGTGCGCAAGCCTCCCGCTTTTTTCGTGCCCGTTTGTGGCACCACCTGTTTGGCAGCGACTGGATTTTGCGCCTACGGGGGAACCCGGCCCCGGTCCCAGCCCGGGTGGTACGCTGGCGGCCTCACCCAAGCCAGCAGGATTTGGCGATTACTCACGGTCGACCGTAAAAATGCCCGAAAACGCTCAGCAGGCTGCCCCGGACTCAGCTTCAATGCCAGCAATCCAGTGCAAACCGCGCAAGGCGTTGCCGAGCCAGAAGCCATCCCGCAGATCGGCCGGATAAAGCACTGCCTCGCGCGCCCGGCCGCTGGCCAGCAATTCGCCACGCAAGACGCCGGGCAACGCGCCGCTGGCAAGCGGCGGGGTCAGCAGGATGCCGTCGCGCTCGACAAACAGATTGCTGCGCGCGCCTTCCGCCAGCTCGCCACGCTGGTTCAAAAACACCACATCGAACAGCACCGGGTCGCCGCCGATGCGCTGCAGCGCCGCGTCGTAGAGCGCACGCTGGGTGGTCTTGTGACGGCGCAAGGGATCGTCGGCATCGATCGACTCGGCCGCCAGCCAGGCGCGGCGCGGCCCCTCCGGTTCGGGCTGGAGCGGAAAGGCCGCAACCTCCGGCCGGCCGTCTTTGCCCAGCGTCAAGCGCACCCGCCAGTCGCCAACGGTCTTGTCAGCCGCGAGTTGGTGCAAGGCCGCAGCCACCGCTGATAGGTCGCAGGCAAACCCGAACCAAGCCGCCGAACGGGTCAGCCGGGCCAAATGCCCAGCCAGGGCCGGATAGTCGCCGGCGCTCAAACGCAAGGTTTCAATCAGCCGCAAGCCGGGATCGGCCGCGTGCACAAAGGCGCCCTTGAGCAGGCATTCGCGCCATTCGGCGGCTGGATCGGAGTCGGCGACGATGCCGCTGCCCAGGCCGAGTTGCGCCTGTCCATCGGCAGCAATCGCCAGCGTGCGGATCGCGACATTGAGCCTGAGGTCACCCTCCGGCGAGCGCCAGCCGAGTGCCCCAGTGTACAAGCCGCGCGGCGCTGCTTCGAGTTCGCCGGCGATCTGCATGGCGCGGATTTTCGGCGCGCCGGTGATCGAGCCGCAGGGAAAAACCGCACGCAGCAACTCGCCAAGGCGCTCGTCACCCGGCGCCAGTTCGGCAGAAATCTCGGACACCATCTGCCAGACGCTGGGATAGGCCTCGACTTCGAACAACCGCTCGACACGGACGCTGCCGGCTGCGGCGACGCGCCCAAGATCGTTGCGCAGCAGATCGACGATCATCAGATTCTCGGCCCGGTCCTTGACCGAATCGCGCAAGGCCTCGGGTGGCAAATCACGCGGCGCGGTGCCTTTCATCGGCCGGGTCAGCAAGCGCCGGCCGCGCTTTTCAATGAATAGCTCCGGCGACAGCGAGACAATTGCCTCGCCGCCCGCCGGGTCGCCGACAAAACCGCCATAACGTACCGGTTGCCGCTCGCGCAGGCGTGCGTAGAGCGCCAGGGGCGAACCGAACACCCGGCCGCTGACCGGGAAGGTCAGATTGACCTGATAGCAATCGCCGGCGGAAATCCAGTGTTTGACACGGTCGACCGCAGATAAATAGTCTTTTTCGGCAATCTGCGGCTGCCAGCCGCCGAGACCGGCTACCGGAGCAACACCGACCTGCACCGCCAGCCAGTCCGCCGCCTCGTCGGCCCGCAAGGTCCGCACTGCGGCAAACTGCCAGATCCGCCCCAGCGGCGCCGCACCATCGGCCGGCAGTTGCCAGCCCGCCGGAGCCGCACGCGGCTCAAGCAGGTAGCCCAGCTCGTAATCAAGCGCCAGCACCGACCAGCCAGCGCCCCGCTCGACAGCAGCAAGAGCTGCGGCCAGACTCCCGGCATCGCGAATTTCATGGCAGGCGAGCGGCTGCTCGAATAGCCAAGCGGCGGGTTCGCCGGCCGGCGCCCGCCTGTCTTCAAAAAAGGCAATCAAGGGTGGTGCGGTAAAACGCAGCGACGGAAATTACTTCCGCTTCAGGAAGAACAGGAAAACCTTGTCTTCCTCACCCTGCTCGACCAGTTCATTTCCGGTCTGCTTGGCAAATGCGGGAAAATCCTTCAGCGAACCGGGATCGGTCGCCTGCACGCGCAAGACCTGCCCGGAATCCATTTCGGCCAGCGCCTTCTTGGTCCGCAGGATGGGCAACGGGCAGTTCAGGCCCTTGACGTCGAGATCGCGATCAAAATGCATGGTGTCAGCAACTTATGGCAAAAACAGACGCCCATTTTAGCGCGAATCGCCGACCGTCACCCGCCGTAGCGGCGCTTGATTCAACGCTTTTCCTTCATCTCGTCGATCCGTCGCTGCTTCATCTCGCGCAAGCGGGCATCGATGGTCGAATTTTCAAAAAAGTTGGCATCCCCTGCGCGTTGCGCCAGATTCAGCTGCTCGATGGCCGCCTGGGTCTGCCCCTGCAAAGCCGCCGCCTCCGCCAGCGCCAGATGTTGCGGCGCCCGCCGGCCAAGACCGGCATAGCTTTCGGCACGCAGGCGATAAAGCCGGACCTCGTCGGGAAACGACGACAACTGGGCGTCGACAAAACGCAAGGCTTCCGGATAACGCTTGGCGGCGACCAGCGCCGCTGCATAACCGAAAACCAGCCCATGGTGCCGGGGAAAACGCTCGGCAGCCGCCCGATAGACCGCCAATCCGCCATCAACATCGCCCTGGGCAATCCGCACATCGGCCAGCAGATGTTCGATCATTGCGCTCCCGCTCTTGCCGGCCCTGGCCTCGCGCAAGGCCTGCTCGGCCGCAGCCCAGTTGCGCGCCCGGAACTGCGCCTGAGCCAGGCCGTACCAGGCGGCCGGCCGCACCGCATGCTTGCCTTCGGCCAGCAACTGGGTGAAATCGCGCACGGCTTCCGCCGGAACTCCCAACTGTGCCCGCAAGCGGGCCCTGACGAGATGAAAATCGAGGCTGTCGGGTACTTGCCGATAAGGCGTTTGCAGTTCGCGGTTCTGCATGTCGGTCACCCGCTCGCCACTGAGAGGGTGCGTGCGCAAATAGGCAGTGGCATTGTTTTCGTAAAGGCGCACCGCTTTCTGCAGGCGCTCAAAAAACAGCGACATTCCACGCGGGTCGAAGCCGGCACGCGACAGCAGGTCAAAACCGACCCGATCCGACTCGCGTTCGAAATCCCGCGAAAACGCCAGTTGCGCCGAAATCGCGCCCGCCTGGGAGGTTGCGGCGGCAGCACCGGCCACCTGCCCGTTGGAACGCGCGGCAAGCAGGGCCAAACCCATCGCCACCATCGACGCCATGCCGATCTTCTTTGACTGAAAAACCTGGCGGGCAATATGGCGCTGGGTGACGTGCGCAATTTCGTGCGCGACCACCCCGGCCAGTTCCGACTCGCTCTGCGCGGCCAGGATCAACCCGGTATGCACGCCAATGTAGCCGCCCGGCATCGCGAAGGCGTTGATCGCCGGATCGCTGATCGCGAAAAAATAGAACCCTGTTCCCGGATCAGCACTGACAGCAGCCAGCCGCCCCCCCAACTGATTCAGGTAGGCCTCGATATCGGGATCGTCAAGAAATGCCGGTTCGCGCCAGCGGATTTCGTGCATGATCTGCTGCCCGATCCGCCGCTCGGCGGAAATCGAGAATTCGCTGCCGGCAATATCGCCAAGCTCGGGCAGATCGTCCGCCGGCTGCGCGGGAAATGCCAGCGAAACAGCCAGCAAGGCGGCGAGAAAACGAGAGGAACGACGCATGGTGCTATGATACCCCACTCGCAAAATCGCCATCGCTACCGATGGTAAGCAAAGGTAAATCGCCGTGAGTGACACCCCCGCCTCCCCCCTCACCCACTTTGACGCCAGCGGCCAGGCCCACATGGTCGACGTTGGCAGCAAGGCGGAAACCGCCCGCATCGCCCGTGCTGGCGGCAGCATCCGCATGCAGCCGGCAACCCTGGCCCTGATCCAGGCCGGCAACGCCAAGAAAGGCGATGTCCTGGGCATCGCCCGGATTGCCGCGATTCAGGCCGCCAAGCGGACCGGCGACCTGATTCCCCTGTGCCACCCACTGGCCCTGACCCGGGTAACCGTAGATTTTGAGATTGATGCCGCAGCCGCCACGGTCCGCTGCCAGGTCACCGCAGAATGCTTCGGTCGCACGGGTGTTGAAATGGAAGCCCTGACCGCTGCCAGCGTCGGCCTGCTCACCATCTACGACATGTGCAAAGCGGCTGACCGGGGGATGACCATCGAGAACCTTCGTCTGCTTGAAAAACAGGGTGGCAAGTCCGGGCATTGGACGGCGCCCTGAGCCGAAAAGGGAGCAAGCCTTGACTCCGCGCAAGCCTGCGGCCCGCCATTTGCGTTCGCTGCTGCTCATGGCGCTGGTAGCGGCCAACCTGCTGGTGCTCGCGCTGTCGGTCAGTTCGGTCCGGCAAGCCCGCCTGCAATACGAACAGAATGCCCGCACCCATAGCGAAAACATCGCCCAGGCACTTGACCAGAGCGTCACCAACAGCATCGACAAGATCGACCTGGCATTGCGCAGCGTTGCCGACGAACTGGAACGCCAACTGCAGCAAGGGCGCATTCTTCCCGATCAGGCTGATGCCTACCTGGAGCGCCTGCTCGCACGACTGCCAGAAGTCGAGGCGCTACGCGTTGCCGATGCCGATGGCCGGGTTTTTCTCGGGCGCGGCGTTGACCGTGGAAATCCGGTCAGCTGGGCCGACCGCGAGTACTTTCTCGCCCTGCGAGCCGATCCGCAAGCGGGTTTGCAAATATCGAAACCGCGCATCGGCAAGGTCGCGAAGAAAGCCATCGTCGGCTTTGCCCGCCGCTACAACCACCCCGATGGACGCTTTGCCGGAGTCATTTCGGCTCCGATTCCGGTCGAGCATTTCCAGACCCTGCTGTCCGGCTTCGATACCGGCCCTGGCGGCGCCGTTGTCCTGCGCGATGCAGAACTCGGCCTGATTGCCCGCCATCCGGCGCTGCCGGGCAATCCGGCAGCCAGCGTCGGCAGCCAGAGCGTCTCGCGGGAATTGCAGGAGTTGGTTGCCAGTGGTGTCGCCAGTGCCACCTATCACTCCATCACTGCCTCCGACAAACTTGAACGGATCATCAATTTCCGTCGCCTCGAAAAAGCCCGGATGTACGCACTGGCGGGGATTGCCAGCGACAACTATCTGGCAGGCTGGCGCGACGAACTGCGCAAGACCGCCTGGTTTGCCGGCAGTTTCTGCCTCCTCTCGCTGCTCTGTGGCGGCCTGCTGCTGCATCTGCTCGGCCGCACCCTGCGCGAAAGCACTCGCAACCGGGTATTCCTGCAGCGGGCCGGCGACGGAATCCAGATTCTGAACGCACGCGGCGAACTGATCGAAGCCAATGAGCGCTTCGCTCAACTGCTGGACTACCCTGCCGAAGAATTGCCCGGGCGCAGCATTGGCGACTGGGAAACCGGCTGGGCAGATCCCGCCATCCGCCAGCGCTATCTCGACTGGAACGATGATGATGCCGGCCCTCCCACCTGCTTCGAGACCCGCTACCGCAACCGCGACGGAACCTTGATCGATGTTGAGGTCAGTCTGGGACACTTTGAACTTGAGGGCGCGCGCCATGTTTACGCTGCCGCCCGCGACATCCGCGAACGCAAGCAGGCGGAACGTGAACTGATTGCAGCCAAGCAGGTAGCAGAGGCTGCCAATCTCGCCAAAAGCCGCTTCCTGGCCACCATGTCGCACGAAATCCGGACACCGATGAACGGGATTCTGGGCATGGCGCAACTGCTGCAACTCCCTGACCTGACCATCGCAGAACAACAGGAATACGCCGGCACCATCCTCAGTTCCGGACAAACTCTGCTCGGCCTGCTCAACGACATTCTCGACCTGTCCAAAGTTGAGGCAGGCAAACTAGAGTTGCATCCAAGCGCCTTTACCCCCTCGCAGGTACTGGCCGATACCGCAGCCCTGTTTACCGCCAGCGCCGAACAAAAAGGTCTGACCATCGAAGTCGACCGTGAATCTGCGGCGAGTGGCAGCGTGTATCTCGGGGATGTCACGCGCCTGCGCCAGATGCTGTCCAACCTGGTCAGCAATGCAATCAAATTTACCGATCGCGGCCAGGTCGCCCTGTCGATTCGTGATCTTGCTCCCCCTGACTCCTCACCGGCTCGCCTGCGCTTTGCCGTAACCGACAGCGGTATCGGCATCCCGCCCGAGGCACAAAGTCGTCTCTTCTCGCCCTTCAGCCAGCTTGACTCATCGAGTACCCGCAAATACGGCGGCACCGGACTGGGACTCTCGATCGTGCGCCGCCTGGCCGAATTGATGGATGGTGAGGCCGGCGTCAGCAGTCGCCCCGGGGCCGGTTCGACCTTCTGGTTTGAAATTTCCCTGCCGCGTGCGCAGGGGCTTTCGCCCCTCCCGCCACCGGAGCCCAGCAGCCCTGCCGCTCCCAGCCTATCTGCCCCAATATCGGCGCACATCCTGCTGGTCGAAGACAACGCCACCAATCGCGCAGTGGTCAAGAGCCTGCTGGGAAAATATGGCTACCAGGTTAGTTGCGCTCACGATGGACAAGATGCTGTCGAGCAATTGACCTGTGGTGAGCAGGCGATTGACCTGGTTTTGATGGACTGCCAGATGCCCCGTCTCGACGGTTTCGATGCCACCCGCGAAATACGCTCCTGGGAACATTGTCAGGGACGCTCTCCCTTGCCGATTATTGCCCTGACCGCCGGCGCCTTCCCCGAAGACCGCCAACGCTGCCTGGAGGCCGGCATGAACGATTTTCTTGCCAAGCCGGTCAATGCCGGAGAACTGTTCGCTTGCCTGAAGAAGCACCTGCCCCCCTCGCCTTCGGTACATTGACAGGCGCCCCCGCCTGCCGGCAATGTAGAGGTTTTACTCGCCCACCGGGGGACCTCGCTGCAGGCCGCCCCGGCATTAGCCAAGAAAAGGACTCCCATCGATGATGCCCCTGCGTCGACTGCTGCTGAAAGGCAGCGCAGCCGCTTCGCTATTGCCACTGCTCGGCGGAGGCATGTTGTTGCCTACGCGAGTGCTGGCCGCCGAATGGAACCGCAACGCCTTTACTGCCCGTCAGGCGGGCGATGCGCAAAAAGCCTATGGGGCTGCTCAGGTAAGCGAATCGCGCGAGATCACAATCAACGCCCCTGAAATTGCCGAAAATGGCGCCAAGGTTGAAATCGAGGTCGCCACGACTCTGGCAGGGGCCCGCAGTATTGCCGTTTTCGCCGACAAAAACCCTTACCCCCTGTGCTCCACCATGGACTTTTCCCCGCCAGCCCTGCCCTTTGTCAAACTCCAGGCCAAGCTGGCCGAATCGACCCGAATCCGTGCCCTGGTCCGCACCGGTG
This genomic window from Dechloromonas sp. ZY10 contains:
- the pabB gene encoding aminodeoxychorismate synthase component I, with translation MIAFFEDRRAPAGEPAAWLFEQPLACHEIRDAGSLAAALAAVERGAGWSVLALDYELGYLLEPRAAPAGWQLPADGAAPLGRIWQFAAVRTLRADEAADWLAVQVGVAPVAGLGGWQPQIAEKDYLSAVDRVKHWISAGDCYQVNLTFPVSGRVFGSPLALYARLRERQPVRYGGFVGDPAGGEAIVSLSPELFIEKRGRRLLTRPMKGTAPRDLPPEALRDSVKDRAENLMIVDLLRNDLGRVAAAGSVRVERLFEVEAYPSVWQMVSEISAELAPGDERLGELLRAVFPCGSITGAPKIRAMQIAGELEAAPRGLYTGALGWRSPEGDLRLNVAIRTLAIAADGQAQLGLGSGIVADSDPAAEWRECLLKGAFVHAADPGLRLIETLRLSAGDYPALAGHLARLTRSAAWFGFACDLSAVAAALHQLAADKTVGDWRVRLTLGKDGRPEVAAFPLQPEPEGPRRAWLAAESIDADDPLRRHKTTQRALYDAALQRIGGDPVLFDVVFLNQRGELAEGARSNLFVERDGILLTPPLASGALPGVLRGELLASGRAREAVLYPADLRDGFWLGNALRGLHWIAGIEAESGAAC
- a CDS encoding sulfurtransferase TusA family protein; amino-acid sequence: MHFDRDLDVKGLNCPLPILRTKKALAEMDSGQVLRVQATDPGSLKDFPAFAKQTGNELVEQGEEDKVFLFFLKRK
- a CDS encoding M48 family metalloprotease, producing the protein MRRSSRFLAALLAVSLAFPAQPADDLPELGDIAGSEFSISAERRIGQQIMHEIRWREPAFLDDPDIEAYLNQLGGRLAAVSADPGTGFYFFAISDPAINAFAMPGGYIGVHTGLILAAQSESELAGVVAHEIAHVTQRHIARQVFQSKKIGMASMVAMGLALLAARSNGQVAGAAAATSQAGAISAQLAFSRDFERESDRVGFDLLSRAGFDPRGMSLFFERLQKAVRLYENNATAYLRTHPLSGERVTDMQNRELQTPYRQVPDSLDFHLVRARLRAQLGVPAEAVRDFTQLLAEGKHAVRPAAWYGLAQAQFRARNWAAAEQALREARAGKSGSAMIEHLLADVRIAQGDVDGGLAVYRAAAERFPRHHGLVFGYAAALVAAKRYPEALRFVDAQLSSFPDEVRLYRLRAESYAGLGRRAPQHLALAEAAALQGQTQAAIEQLNLAQRAGDANFFENSTIDARLREMKQRRIDEMKEKR
- the moaC gene encoding cyclic pyranopterin monophosphate synthase MoaC, which translates into the protein MSDTPASPLTHFDASGQAHMVDVGSKAETARIARAGGSIRMQPATLALIQAGNAKKGDVLGIARIAAIQAAKRTGDLIPLCHPLALTRVTVDFEIDAAAATVRCQVTAECFGRTGVEMEALTAASVGLLTIYDMCKAADRGMTIENLRLLEKQGGKSGHWTAP
- a CDS encoding ATP-binding protein, yielding MTPRKPAARHLRSLLLMALVAANLLVLALSVSSVRQARLQYEQNARTHSENIAQALDQSVTNSIDKIDLALRSVADELERQLQQGRILPDQADAYLERLLARLPEVEALRVADADGRVFLGRGVDRGNPVSWADREYFLALRADPQAGLQISKPRIGKVAKKAIVGFARRYNHPDGRFAGVISAPIPVEHFQTLLSGFDTGPGGAVVLRDAELGLIARHPALPGNPAASVGSQSVSRELQELVASGVASATYHSITASDKLERIINFRRLEKARMYALAGIASDNYLAGWRDELRKTAWFAGSFCLLSLLCGGLLLHLLGRTLRESTRNRVFLQRAGDGIQILNARGELIEANERFAQLLDYPAEELPGRSIGDWETGWADPAIRQRYLDWNDDDAGPPTCFETRYRNRDGTLIDVEVSLGHFELEGARHVYAAARDIRERKQAERELIAAKQVAEAANLAKSRFLATMSHEIRTPMNGILGMAQLLQLPDLTIAEQQEYAGTILSSGQTLLGLLNDILDLSKVEAGKLELHPSAFTPSQVLADTAALFTASAEQKGLTIEVDRESAASGSVYLGDVTRLRQMLSNLVSNAIKFTDRGQVALSIRDLAPPDSSPARLRFAVTDSGIGIPPEAQSRLFSPFSQLDSSSTRKYGGTGLGLSIVRRLAELMDGEAGVSSRPGAGSTFWFEISLPRAQGLSPLPPPEPSSPAAPSLSAPISAHILLVEDNATNRAVVKSLLGKYGYQVSCAHDGQDAVEQLTCGEQAIDLVLMDCQMPRLDGFDATREIRSWEHCQGRSPLPIIALTAGAFPEDRQRCLEAGMNDFLAKPVNAGELFACLKKHLPPSPSVH
- the soxY gene encoding thiosulfate oxidation carrier protein SoxY; the encoded protein is MMPLRRLLLKGSAAASLLPLLGGGMLLPTRVLAAEWNRNAFTARQAGDAQKAYGAAQVSESREITINAPEIAENGAKVEIEVATTLAGARSIAVFADKNPYPLCSTMDFSPPALPFVKLQAKLAESTRIRALVRTGDGKNYIAFRDVKVTLGGCGG